In one window of Pseudochaenichthys georgianus chromosome 5, fPseGeo1.2, whole genome shotgun sequence DNA:
- the tgm2b gene encoding protein-glutamine gamma-glutamyltransferase 2 has product MSEALDIERWNLECEFNNTDHRTDLNGVDRLILRRGQVFTISLYLRSGTFQPGVSSLEFVAETGPQPNEQYGTRASFGLSASIDTSHWSAAVTSPPGDMVALSLCAAPDAPIGRYTLTLGPSERIEFILLFNPWCPGDAVYMENEQSLEEYVLSQDGIIFRGSYKLPISTPWNFGQFESGILDTCLQILDMNPKCLRNPGKDCSGRRNPIYVSRVLSAMVNCNDDKGVLLGKWTDGYEGGVSPLFWKGSVEILRNWDKQACQPVRYGQCWVFAAVACSISRALGIPCRVVTNYVSAHDNNGDLVIERYINENGDLLKSREMIWNYHCWVENWMSRPELKSDFHGWQASDPTPQEKSEGVFCCGPTPVRAIKEGELTFKYDAPFVFAEVNADVVDIMKKKDGSTSKVTTYTTFVGQKISTKRVGSDAREDVTHLYKYPEGSDEEREAFKKANHQNKLLQQQQNEGLHIAIKVTSDMRKGCDFDVFAVVTNNTQSDKKCRLVFGSCAVSYSGHMGNNCGFKDLLNVELSPGAERRVPLRLNYSKYGEQLTEDNLIRLAVLLIDFSNSQAMLAVRNIVLENPEIKVRILGEPKEGRKLAAEITLKNPLPEALENCCFSIEGSNLTSGQVLSERLGSSVGPGEDAKVKIYFTPTHSGLRKLVVDFDSNKLCHVKGYKNIIIGKK; this is encoded by the exons ATGTCTGAAG CTCTGGACATTGAACGCTGGAACCTGGAGTGCGAGTTCAACAACACCGACCATCGCACCGATCTCAACGGTGTGGACCGTCTGATCCTGAGGAGAGGCCAGGTGTTCACAATCAGCCTCTACCTTCGCTCCGGAACCTTCCAACCGGGAGTCAGCTCCCTTGAGTTTGTCGCAGAGACAG GTCCTCAGCCCAATGAGCAGTATGGCACCAGGGCCTCCTTTGGTCTGTCTGCCAGCATTGACACTTCCCACTGGAGTGCTGCTGTCACCAGCCCCCCCGGAGACATGGTGGCCTTGTCCCTCTGCGCCGCCCCTGACGCACCTATCGGCCGCTACACCCTGACCCTGGGGCCATCGGAGCGGATTGAGTTCATCCTGCTCTTTAACCCCTGGTGCCCAG GAGATGCAGTGTACATGGAAAATGAGCAGAGTTTGGAAGAATACGTCTTATCTCAGGATGGAATCATCTTTCGAGGCAGCTACAAACTTCCCATATCTACACCCTGGAACTTTGGCCAG TTTGAAAGTGGAATCCTGGATACCTGTCTGCAGATTTTGGATATGAATCCTAAATGTCTGCGAAATCCTGGCAAAGACtgctcagggaggagaaatcccATCTATGTTTCCAGGGTGCTCAGTGCCATG GTGAATTGTAATGACGACAAAGGGGTGTTGCTGGGAAAATGGACAGATGGCTATGAAGGAGGTGTCAGCCCCCTGTTCTGGAAGGGCAGTGTGGAGATTCTGCGCAACTGGGATAAACAGGCCTGTCAGCCGGTTCGCTACGGACAGTGCTGGGTGTTTGCAGCTGTGGCCTGCTCAA TTTCCAGAGCGCTTGGCATCCCCTGCCGAGTCGTCACCAACTACGTGTCAGCCCACGACAACAACGGCGACCTGGTGATCGAACGCTACATCAATGAAAACGGTGACCTCCTTAAGTCTAGAGAAATGATATG GAATTATCATTGCTGGGTTGAGAACTGGATGAGCCGGCCTGAATTGAAATCTGATTTTCACGGCTGGCAGGCCAGTGACCCTACACCTCAGGAGAAAAGTGAAG GAGTGTTCTGCTGCGGCCCAACCCCTGTCAGAGCCATTAAGGAGGGTGAGCTCACTTTCAAGTACGACGCCCCATTTGTCTTTGCTGAGGTCAATGCTGATGTCGTCGACATCATGAAGAAAAAAGACGGCAGCACATCAAAAGTCACCACATACACTACATTTGTGGGCCAGAAAATCAGCACAAAGAGAGTGGGCAGTGACGCCAGAGAGGACGTCACTCATCTCTACAAGTACCCTGAAG GTTCTGATGAAGAGCGGGAGGCTTTCAAGAAGGCTAACCACCAGAACAAGCTGCTCCAACAGCAGCAAAATGAAGGCCTACACATCGCCATCAAAGTCACGTCAGACATGAGAAAGGGCTGCGACTTTGACGTGTTCGCCGTGGTCACAAACAACACGCAAAGCGACAAGAAGTGCCGACTGGTGTTTGGATCCTGTGCTGTGTCCTACAGcggacatatgggaaataattgTGGTTTTAAAGATCTGCTCAATGTTGAGCTCTCCCCAGGAGCAG AGAGGCGCGTCCCACTAAGACTGAACTACTCTAAGTACGGTGAGCAACTCACTGAGGACAACTTGATCCGCCTGGCAGTTCTGTTGATAGACTTCTCCAACAGTCAGGCAATGCTGGCTGTGAGGAACATTGTGCTGGAGAATCCTGAAATCAAAGTCAGA ATCCTGGGTGAaccgaaggaaggaaggaagctgGCTGCAGAGATCACCCTCAAAAACCCTCTTCCAGAGGCGCTGGAGAACTGCTGCTTCAGCATCGAAGGGTCCAACCTGACTTCGGGACAAGTCCTCTCTGAGAG GCTTGGCTCTTCAGTGGGACCTGGGGAGGATGCCAAGGTGAAAATATACTTCACTCCCACTCACTCTGGGCTGAGAAAGCTGGTGGTCGACTTCGACAGCAACAAACTGTGTCATGTCAAGGGCTACAAGAATATCATTATCGGGAAAAAATAA